The Urocitellus parryii isolate mUroPar1 chromosome 6, mUroPar1.hap1, whole genome shotgun sequence genome includes a window with the following:
- the LOC144255447 gene encoding RNA polymerase-associated protein LEO1-like, which yields MDLFGDIDDISSESDEDNLLPIPRQPVDEHRVPQDQQEEEPVSETRIEIKIPSINSDLGNELYFVKLPKFLSIESKPFDPQFYEDEFEDEKVLYEEDRTRLKLKVENTIRWRIRRDEEGKKVKESNARIVRWSDGSMSLHLGNEVFDVYKAPLQGNHNHLFIREDTGLLGQAIFKSRLTFRPHSTDSATHRKMTLPLLDRSSKTQKIRILPIAGRDPECQRTEMIKKEERLRLSTHQAVHLQGKQNQQGPSVLDQDPGSDEDEEEEQARYSSDDSDERSEEDEVQRLLKEKKITGDEEMNIPERGKQGVKRKKMIEA from the exons ATGGATCTGTTTGGAGATATAGATGACATTTCTTCAGAGAGTGATGAGGACAATCTACTACCCATTCCAAGACAGCCTGTT GATGAACACAGAGTACCTCAGGACCAGCAGGAAGAAGAGCCTGTTTCTGAAaccagaatagaaataaaaattcccaGTATCAACTCTGACTTAggaaatgaattatattttgttaaactACCCAAGTTTCTCAGTATAGAATCCAA acctTTCGATCCTCAGTTTTATGAAGATGAATTTGAAGATGAGAAAGTGCTTTATGAGGAAGACAGAACCAGGTTAAAATTAAAG GTAGAAAATACTATACGATGGAGGATTCGCCgagatgaagaaggaaagaaagttaaAGAAAGCAATGCCCGGATAGTCAGGTGGTCAGATGGGAG CATGTCTCTGCATTTAGGCAACGAAGTGTTTGATGTCTACAAAGCCCCACTGCAGGGCAATCACAACCACTTATTTATAAGGGAAGACACTGGTCTACTGGGACAAGCCATCTTTAAATCCAGACTTACCTTTAG ACCTCACTCTACAGACAGTGCCACACATAGAAAGATGACCCTGCCACTCCTGGATAGAAGTTCAAAGACACAGAAGATTAGAATCTTGCCAATAGCTGGTCGTGATCCTGAATGCCAACGAACAGAAATGATTAAG AAAGAAGAACGCTTGAGGCTGTCTACTCACCAGGCTGTCCATCTGCAGGGGAAACAGAACCAGCAGGGGCCAAGTGTTCTTGACCAGGACCCTGGCAGTGATGAGGATGAGGAAG AGGAACAAGCTAGATATTCCTCAGATGATAGTGATGAAAGATCAGAAGAAGATGAAGTTCAAAGAttactcaaagaaaagaaaatcactggTGATGAG GAGATGAATATTCCAGAAAGAGGAAAGCAAGGggtgaagaggaagaagatgattGAAGCATAA